A genome region from Megalobrama amblycephala isolate DHTTF-2021 linkage group LG16, ASM1881202v1, whole genome shotgun sequence includes the following:
- the LOC125249267 gene encoding gap junction delta-2 protein, producing the protein MGEWTILERLLEAAVQQHSTMIGRILLTVVVIFRILIVAIVGETVYEDEQTMFICNTLQPGCNQACYDKAFPISHIRYWVFQIILVCTPSLCFITYSVHQSAKQRDRRYSFLYPIMEKDYSREGTRKLRNINGILVQHSDSGGGKDEPDCLEVKEIPNAPRGLLHSRSSKVRRQEGISRFYIIQVVFRNALEIGFLAGQYFLYGFSVPGIFECDRYPCLKEVECYVSRPTEKTVFLVFMFAVSGICVVLNLAELNHLGWRKIKAAIRGVQARRKSICEIRKKDMSHLSQPPNLGRTQSSESAYV; encoded by the coding sequence GATTCTACTGACAGTTGTGGTGATATTCCGTATCCTGATTGTGGCCATTGTAGGAGAAACAGTCTATGAGGATGAGCAGACCATGTTCATCTGCAACACCCTCCAACCTGGGTGCAACCAGGCCTGCTACGACAAGGCCTTCCCCATCTCCCACATCCGATACTGGGTCTTCCAGATCATCCTTGTTTGCACACCCAGTCTGTGCTTCATCACCTATTCAGTACACCAGTCGGCCAAACAGCGTGACCGTCGCTACTCCTTCCTCTACCCAATTATGGAGAAGGACTACAGTCGTGAGGGTACCCGCAAACTACGCAACATTAATGGCATTTTGGTGCAGCATTCTGACAGTGGTGGCGGAAAGGACGAACCTGATTGCTTGGAGGTAAAGGAGATCCCAAATGCTCCAAGAGGTCTCCTGCATAGCAGGAGCTCCAAGGTACGCCGACAAGAGGGCATCTCTCGCTTTTACATAATCCAGGTAGTGTTCCGCAATGCACTGGAGATCGGCTTCTTGGCGGGGCAGTACTTTTTATATGGCTTCAGTGTTCCCGGCATCTTCGAGTGTGACCGCTACCCCTGCCTGAAGGAGGTGGAGTGCTACGTATCACGGCCCACTGAGAAGACGGTCTTTCTAGTGTTCATGTTTGCTGTAAGTGGAATCTGCGTCGTACTCAACCTTGCAGAGCTCAACCACCTCGGCTGGAGGAAAATCAAGGCTGCCATTCGAGGTGTGCAAGCCCGCAGGAAGTCCATCTGTGAGATCCGTAAAAAGGACATGTCCCACCTGTCACAACCGCCAAACCTGGGCAGGACCCAGTCCAGTGAGTCTGCTTATGTCTGA